DNA from Thioclava sp. GXIMD2076:
CGATGTCTTTGACGTCCCCGGCGCCTTCGAGCTGCCGCTGGTGGCCAAGAAGCTTGCCGCGACCGGCCGCTATACGGCGATTGCCTGCTCGGCCTTTGTCGTCGATGGCGGCATCTATCGCCATGATTTCGTGGCGCAGGCCGTGGTCGATGGCCTTATGAAAGCAGGATTGGACACCGGCGTTCCGGTGCTGTCGGTGTCGCTGACGCCGCATCACTATCAGGAAACCGATCACCATAACCGGATCTACAAGGAGCATTTCGTGCAGAAGGGCCGTGAGGCCGCCCAGGCCGCGCTTGGCGTGACGGCGCTGCATGCGACGCTGGCCTGACCCCTGTCAGGTCTCCTGAATAACAGGTCCCGCACATGAAAAAGACGCAAGCAACCCGCTTGCGTCTTTTTTGTTGTCCGCAGCCTCGAAGCTCAGGCCACCAGCGTCAGGAGATAGTAAATCGCCATCGCGAGGAAGGCCGAGAAGGGCACGGTAATGACCCATGCGGCGGCCACCTGCAGGATATGCGACCGGCGCACCAGCAGGCGACGCTTGCGCTCCTCGGGCGGCACGGGCTTGCCTTTCTGGATGGCGCCCGGACGGGACGCGCGGCGTTGGGCGTGGAATTCGCGGTAGAAGCCCACGCCGAAGATACCGCCCACGGCGATATGGGTCGAGCTGACCGGCAGCCCCAGCCAGCTGGCCACGATCACCGTAATCGCCGCCGAGAGCGCCACGCAGAAGGCGCGCACGGTGTTGAGTTTGGTAATCTCGGAGCCCACCAGCTTGATCAGGCGCGGCCCGAACAGCAACAGACCGAAGGAGATCCCCATCGCGCCCACCAAGAGCACCCAGAGCGGCAGGCCCACGGAATCCGTGATCGAGCCCACCTCGGCCACATGCACGATGGCCGCGAGCGGACCGACCGCATTGGCCACATCATTGGCGCCATGGGCAAAGGACAAAAGGGCGGCAGCCACGATCAGCGGCAGCGAGAACAGCGTCTTCACCGACTTCTTACGGTTTTCCAGCCCCTGCGATTTGCGCTTGATCAGTGGCACGCTGACCAGCCAGCACAGGATACCGAAGCACAGGCCGATCAGACAGGCCGCGCCGAGCGGGATCGGGAACACATGCTTGAGCCCCTTGAACAGGATATAGGCGCCGAACGTGCCACCCATGATCCCGTTCCAGACCGGCACCCAGCGCCGCGCGGCGCCGATACGGTCCTCCACATCCAGCATCTGGCGACGGATCACCGCAAGGAAACTCGCCGCAATCGCCCCGCCCAGCACGGGCGCGATCACCCAGCTGGCCGCGATCTGGCCCAGCATCGACCACTCGATCGCATGGAAACCCGCCGCCAGCGCGCCCGCCCCGAACACGCCGCCCACAATGGAATGGGTGGTCGACACCGGCGCACCGATCCATGTGGCAAGGTTCAGCCAGAGGGCCGCAGCCAGCGCGGCAGCCATCATTACCCAGATATATTTTGCGGGGTCCTGCAGCGCGAAGGGGTCCACGATGCCGGTGGCCACGGTCTTGACCACATCGCCCCCCGCCAGCAGAGCACCCGCAGTCTCGCAGACGGCCGCGATCACCAATGCACCCAGCATCGGCAGCGCCTTGGAGCCCACGGCAGGGCCCATATTGTTGGCCACGTCATTGGCGCCGATATTGAGCGCCATATAGGCGCCGATCGCCGCCCCGATCACCACGACACCCTGCCCCGGACCTGCGCCCATCAGAAGCGCGGCCATAAGACCGGCCAGACCAATGAAGGCCAGCGCGATGCCGGGCGCCACAAGACTACGGGAAAGGTGCTGCGCACCATATTCCAGCCGCCCGATCCGCTTCAGGTCGCGGTCGAGCGTTTTCCACTGGTTCACCGGCTTGCCGTTCTGATCTTCCGTCGACATGAATCCGCCACAAAACTGTTACATCCGGTGGCGGCCATAAGCGGGACGCGTTTAAAGATCAACGTTTGATGGGCTGCAATGACAGAATTATGTCTGCCAGACCCTCTTCTGCAACGGCTTTTGCAGCGTCTTCGGGGCTGAACCAGCGGCGCCGGCGCTGGCCCTTTTCGGGATAGTCCTCCGAAAGCTCTGCCTTGCCCATATGAAAGACCGCCACATCCACCGAGATGGCCAGCCCGCTCTCGAGCGCCTTGTCATAGTTGAAATACCCGACGGGCCGTTCGGAGATCCGGCCCGTCGCACCCGCCTCTTCCCAGGCTTCCTGCGCCGCAGCCCCCGAGAGCGAGCGCCCGCGCATC
Protein-coding regions in this window:
- a CDS encoding 6,7-dimethyl-8-ribityllumazine synthase; translated protein: MTPTRYAFVKAQWHADIVDQAYKGFCELIPADQVDVFDVPGAFELPLVAKKLAATGRYTAIACSAFVVDGGIYRHDFVAQAVVDGLMKAGLDTGVPVLSVSLTPHHYQETDHHNRIYKEHFVQKGREAAQAALGVTALHATLA
- a CDS encoding inorganic phosphate transporter — its product is MSTEDQNGKPVNQWKTLDRDLKRIGRLEYGAQHLSRSLVAPGIALAFIGLAGLMAALLMGAGPGQGVVVIGAAIGAYMALNIGANDVANNMGPAVGSKALPMLGALVIAAVCETAGALLAGGDVVKTVATGIVDPFALQDPAKYIWVMMAAALAAALWLNLATWIGAPVSTTHSIVGGVFGAGALAAGFHAIEWSMLGQIAASWVIAPVLGGAIAASFLAVIRRQMLDVEDRIGAARRWVPVWNGIMGGTFGAYILFKGLKHVFPIPLGAACLIGLCFGILCWLVSVPLIKRKSQGLENRKKSVKTLFSLPLIVAAALLSFAHGANDVANAVGPLAAIVHVAEVGSITDSVGLPLWVLLVGAMGISFGLLLFGPRLIKLVGSEITKLNTVRAFCVALSAAITVIVASWLGLPVSSTHIAVGGIFGVGFYREFHAQRRASRPGAIQKGKPVPPEERKRRLLVRRSHILQVAAAWVITVPFSAFLAMAIYYLLTLVA
- a CDS encoding NUDIX hydrolase; amino-acid sequence: MIRRLLDVMQSLLGRRPPALQVAALCTRKTGEATEVLLITSRGTGRWVTPKGWPMRGRSLSGAAAQEAWEEAGATGRISERPVGYFNYDKALESGLAISVDVAVFHMGKAELSEDYPEKGQRRRRWFSPEDAAKAVAEEGLADIILSLQPIKR